DNA from Triticum aestivum cultivar Chinese Spring chromosome 7D, IWGSC CS RefSeq v2.1, whole genome shotgun sequence:
TTTATTATTATATTAATGAAAACAAGAAGCAAACAAGCACCACATTGATCTAAAATTCTACATAGGCTAAATAATCTACTCCATTGATTGTATTCTTGATCTAATTAGGATGACTGAGATATAAACTGGATTTTTATTATAATTGGGTTTTGATGGTTTGTGAATTCTGAGCGAGAACTAACAAACCCACGATTTCAAAATGAAATGGCCACTTGCACTGGCATCAGTGCTACATCCTCACCGGTCAGGAGATAAGACCCGGTTTGGTGTGTATATTATTTTTATCAAAAGTTGAAACTTACAAGGTTTGACCAAGTTACAGAACAATTCCAGCATCAGCAATATCAAATAAATACGGTATACGATAATGTATCATGATGGATCtaattttatgattatgaattgTGGATATTGATAATTTTTTCTATTattttggtcaaactttataaatgCCGACTTAGGAAAACACTAGTATGCGCTATATTTTGAAATGGATGGAGTAACTCACATCATTCACAACATTCCCTTGAGAAGAGTTTCTATCTCAGCTGTTGTTACACCAAAACGCATCTTTGCTGGCAGGGAAAACCTGTCTTATAACCATCAGTGCTGACTAACACATGGTTCAGTTTCAGAGAAAATTCTCAACACTAATGAGTCCGTATAAATTAACGTCAATAGAGTATTATACCACAAATGGAACCTATAATTGCTTATAGTGCTAGCTTTATTGCGTGTAACTTGGAATATCTATGATGAAACCAGGTACCTCATTGTGATCGACGATGTATGGACAATAGCAGCGTGGGCTACAATACGCTCCAAAATGCCAAAAACCACATACGGCAGCAGAATCATTGTGACCACTCGGATAGATAGTGTGGGGAAAGAATGCAGTGGAGGTAGTGTATGTAAATACTACAGTATCCAACGACTCAGTTTGGAAGACTCTAAGAAGTTGTTTGTGAGGAGAGCTTTTGGCCCCAAGAGTACCTCTTGCCCAGAGGAGCTGAAAGCTTCAATGAACAATATTTTGAAAAAATGCAATGGACTGCCATTAGCTATTGTTAGCATTGGAAGCCTTTTAGCAAGCTATTCCTCTCCAGAGAGCAGCCATATGAGGGAAACACTTTGTAGATCAATTGGTTCACAGATGGAGACCAACCCAGCCCTTGTGGGGATGAGGAATATCATCACACTTAGCTTCAACTATCTGCCTCATGACCTCAAGCGTTGCATGATGTATGTTAGCATTTTCCCAGAGGATTATCAGATCAGCAAAGACAGGCTCTTGAGAAGATGGATTGCTGAAGGATTGATACCTGAGAAGCGGGGGCTTACTTTGATGGAGACTGCAGAGGCCTACTTCAATGAGCTAGTGAATAGGAGTATGATTGACCAAGCCGGCTGTATAGTCACCTACTATAATAGAGTGGATTTGTGTCGGGTGCACGACATGATGCTTGAGGTCATGGTATCTAAATCAATAGAGGCTAACTTCGTTAGCTTGGTAGGCATTCAGTATGAAGGAATGTCATATGATATCGTTCGCCGCCTCTCCATCCATGATGCAAAGCAGGGGAGAAATTACTCCCCAACAGAGAAAGGCACAATGGGGAGTGGAATGGTGAATGTTATCGAGGGGATGAACACGAAGCACGTACGGTCATTGACCACATTTCATTCCGAAGGAGACAACTTGCTGCTCGATCAACTAGGAAAGTTCAAACTGCTGAGGGTACTTGATCTGGAAGACTGCAAGGACCTAAACAACAAGCATTTGAGGTACATTTGCAAGATGTACCTTCTTAAGTTCTTGAGCTTGAGAGGTACAGATGTCAGTGTCATGCCTCCAGAAATCTGCGACCTAGAGCATTTGCAAACACTTGATGTCGATGATACTCTCCTCGAGACGCTTCCAAACAGTGTGATAAAGCTTACAAAACTTGAGAGGCTGATGTTCTCCAATAGGAAAAATTGGACTGCCCTATGGACATTGCCTAAAGGGATCTCAAAAATGAAGGCATTGCGTGAGGTGAGTAGAGCAATCATTAGAAATGTTGAGGTTGCCATAGAGATCGGTGATCTACAACAATTGGAACGGATATTTGTCTATCTCGATAGAAGGTCCGAGCAGGATAGTGATATTAGACGAGAGTTTAAATGCTCACTAAGTAAGACATCATCCCTTCGGTGGCTCGATGTGGGAGAGTTGAATGATGTCTATAGAAATGACATGGACTATCTCATGGACCTCGACACGCCACCACAGCTTCTGCGGTACCTTAGGTTTGCTGGATATATTTCTCGGATTCCAGACTGGGTCGGTTCACTCGCCTTTCTCACCGAGTTCACCATTTCATGCGCAGAACTTGTAGGCGACCAACCATTTGAGGTCCTTTGTAAGGCTCCCATCCTGAATAGCATCTTGTTTCAGGTGCATTTTTACATTGATGAAGATCTGGTTGCACGGAGCGCCCACAAGTTTCGTATGCTCAAGAATATGAGAGTGATAAATGCTGCTAAAACTCCCAAAGTTTTCAGTTTTGAGGAAGACTCCATGACAAAGCTCGAGATACTTGAATTGGACTTCGGAGGTTGGCATAAGAGCATTGTTGGCATCCAACACTTGACGAACCTTAAACAGGTGCGCCTCAGCGGCTACGGTAATAACATTTCTTTGATCGATGCAGCCAATGAGCTAAAAGCTGAGAGTGATAGACGCGGCAGGTCCAATCTGTTTCCATTCACAGTTGTAGTGAGATACGGTTGATCACTCTCTCCTCTGTTCTTTGTGCACGTGAGTTGGTCTTGTCAGGCTTGTTTGTTCGTTTTTGTTATCTTTgtcaagctgctgctgctgctgctgcacgtttTCATCAAAACTGTTACACTAGTTATGGTGTTTGGTGGTGAATTATCCGGTTATCCCTATCGTTGTTTCTGAATGTGCTGTTGCGTTTCTTGTCCAGCATGATAGACTTTTGCTGTTTTGTTAAAGCACTCTAATAAAGATGGAGTAATTTGTAGCAGGTTTTGCGTGCCATAGTATACATTCGAGTAAATAAACAGTGATTATTATTTATGGTATGCATTAGCCCGGCAAACTGTTGTTCCTCTTAATGTTTAACTAGTTATTTCCTCTATCAAGGCAATGCATTAGTCAGGTGAAATAGTGCATGTAAGGTTTCTGAATGAGATGACCTGTAGGCACAATCTATACAGTAAACTGCAGTAGACAAAAATAACACCCTAGTGATACAACAGATCAGCAAGACATTGATAAGACGGAATTTTAGCAGACTATACTGGTGCTGATGAGCACTACCATCATCGATAATTACTTAAAAAGACAGACGTACAATCTCGTTGGATCAAACGTAAAAAGCATACCCACACAAAGCAGAGATTTCCATCACACTGGAATGTGCATTAGGTGAGAATCACCAAAATTAACATGGAAAAAACTAGGGTTCATCAATTGGGCTTAAGATCAACAACAGTCAGTCTATTAGCAAAAAAAAAAACAGTCATTCACCTA
Protein-coding regions in this window:
- the LOC123163828 gene encoding disease resistance protein Pik-2, whose protein sequence is MERTAHSLVSNVGQLMANEVWLLRAVGREVVELRDELATMNAVLRMQSEAEDGAVDHFVREWMKQVRELAYDADDCIDLYLLRIKRRPSDGFLVRSKRLLVTLFPRRLLAGNIRALRSRAVTISERHARYSSSCQALRPSAPFAHVPAVWAESAQALRPADADDPDQFVGIQEQAKILVAMMEKEKDGKLQVFSIVGFGGLGKTTLAMEVCRQLETMFDRQAQVSVSQAFDGGNDLRALLKRVLEQIATVKSRNEKVIMEEEEQDTVGNIDRMDVEELTSTLKEQLKGKRYLIVIDDVWTIAAWATIRSKMPKTTYGSRIIVTTRIDSVGKECSGGSVCKYYSIQRLSLEDSKKLFVRRAFGPKSTSCPEELKASMNNILKKCNGLPLAIVSIGSLLASYSSPESSHMRETLCRSIGSQMETNPALVGMRNIITLSFNYLPHDLKRCMMYVSIFPEDYQISKDRLLRRWIAEGLIPEKRGLTLMETAEAYFNELVNRSMIDQAGCIVTYYNRVDLCRVHDMMLEVMVSKSIEANFVSLVGIQYEGMSYDIVRRLSIHDAKQGRNYSPTEKGTMGSGMVNVIEGMNTKHVRSLTTFHSEGDNLLLDQLGKFKLLRVLDLEDCKDLNNKHLRYICKMYLLKFLSLRGTDVSVMPPEICDLEHLQTLDVDDTLLETLPNSVIKLTKLERLMFSNRKNWTALWTLPKGISKMKALREVSRAIIRNVEVAIEIGDLQQLERIFVYLDRRSEQDSDIRREFKCSLSKTSSLRWLDVGELNDVYRNDMDYLMDLDTPPQLLRYLRFAGYISRIPDWVGSLAFLTEFTISCAELVGDQPFEVLCKAPILNSILFQVHFYIDEDLVARSAHKFRMLKNMRVINAAKTPKVFSFEEDSMTKLEILELDFGGWHKSIVGIQHLTNLKQVRLSGYGNNISLIDAANELKAESDRRGRSNLFPFTVVVRYG